Proteins encoded together in one Microbacterium sp. zg-Y625 window:
- a CDS encoding MFS transporter: protein MSSAPAASTAPANPRSRVITASLVGTTIEFYDFYVYATAAVLVFPILFFPTGDETTALLSSFAVFGAAMVARPIGAVIFGHFGDRFGRKATLVGSLLTMGIATFLIGLLPTYNDIGWWAALLLLLMRLAQGFALGGEWSGAALVATENAPKGKRAWYGTFPQLGAPIGFIIANGIFLVINFALPHPDGPAQRSAEFLEWGWRVPFLFSAVMVIVGLWVRLKLVESETFAKAEKTGAIHKFPLGEVVRRHWRPLILGTFIMLATYVLFYLMTSFTLSYGTKPGLEAAEQAALDAGQAFDAAAYVPGLGFGYTDFVIMQIIGVVFFGIFTLLSGPVADSIGRRKLLLWVTAAIAVFGLLFNVFLLPHADPKFTGALTQAFLILGFMLMGVTFGPMGAVLPELFPTNVRYTGSAISYNVSSILGAALAPLVAVALWAAADGQPWLVGVYLTGSAVLTFIALVLSKETKDVEYETNIGLGATGSL from the coding sequence ATGTCCTCAGCACCCGCGGCATCCACCGCTCCCGCCAACCCCCGCTCGCGTGTCATCACCGCGAGCCTTGTCGGCACGACGATCGAGTTCTACGACTTCTACGTCTACGCGACCGCCGCCGTCCTGGTCTTCCCCATCCTCTTCTTCCCCACCGGCGACGAGACGACGGCCCTGTTGTCGTCGTTCGCGGTGTTCGGTGCCGCGATGGTCGCCCGCCCCATCGGCGCGGTGATCTTCGGCCACTTCGGCGACCGCTTCGGCCGCAAGGCGACCCTCGTCGGGTCGCTGCTGACGATGGGCATCGCCACCTTCCTCATCGGCCTGCTGCCGACGTACAACGACATCGGCTGGTGGGCGGCGCTCCTGCTGCTGCTCATGCGGCTCGCGCAGGGCTTCGCCCTCGGCGGCGAGTGGTCGGGCGCCGCGCTCGTGGCCACCGAGAACGCCCCGAAGGGAAAGCGCGCCTGGTACGGCACCTTCCCGCAGTTGGGCGCCCCCATCGGGTTCATCATCGCCAACGGCATCTTCCTGGTCATCAACTTCGCGCTGCCTCACCCCGACGGCCCCGCGCAGCGCTCCGCGGAGTTCCTGGAGTGGGGCTGGCGCGTGCCGTTCCTGTTCTCCGCAGTCATGGTCATCGTGGGACTGTGGGTGCGACTGAAGCTCGTCGAGTCCGAGACCTTCGCCAAGGCGGAGAAGACCGGCGCGATCCACAAGTTCCCGCTGGGCGAGGTCGTCCGCCGCCACTGGCGTCCGCTCATCCTCGGCACGTTCATCATGCTGGCCACCTACGTGCTCTTCTACCTGATGACGAGCTTCACCCTGTCGTACGGCACCAAGCCGGGGCTCGAGGCCGCCGAGCAGGCCGCCCTCGACGCCGGCCAGGCCTTCGACGCCGCGGCATACGTCCCCGGCCTCGGGTTCGGTTACACCGATTTCGTCATCATGCAGATCATCGGCGTGGTCTTCTTCGGCATCTTCACGCTGCTCTCGGGGCCCGTCGCCGACAGCATCGGACGCCGCAAGCTCCTGCTGTGGGTCACCGCCGCGATCGCGGTGTTCGGCCTGCTGTTCAACGTCTTCCTGCTGCCGCACGCCGACCCGAAGTTCACCGGCGCTCTCACGCAGGCCTTCCTCATCCTCGGCTTCATGCTCATGGGTGTGACGTTCGGGCCGATGGGTGCGGTGCTGCCCGAGCTCTTCCCGACGAACGTGCGCTACACCGGGTCGGCGATCTCGTACAACGTGTCGTCGATCCTGGGTGCAGCTCTGGCCCCGCTGGTGGCCGTGGCACTGTGGGCCGCCGCCGACGGCCAGCCGTGGCTGGTGGGCGTGTACCTCACCGGGTCCGCGGTGCTCACCTTCATCGCCCTGGTTCTCTCGAAGGAGACCAAGGACGTCGAGTACGAGACGAACATCGGCCTCGGAGCCACCGGGTCGCTCTGA
- a CDS encoding ABC transporter permease: protein MVDVTPRRGGVRALWAGNPWAVVQRGLLAARSSSWIVVLSGFFEPVFYLASMGIGLGSLIGDVQTSGGVDVPYAAFIAPALLAVSAMNGAVYDSTWNVFFKLNYGKLYEGMLSTSLGPLDVALGEMLYALLRGLLYATGFLIIMQILGLNLAPTAILAIPAVLLIAFGFASLGMAVTSYMKTFQHMDWINFVLLPMFLFSSTLYPITVYPEVVQWIVKAFPLWHGVELIRGFTTGVMSPDMGWHILYYVVMIAVGLVFTTKRMRALFLD from the coding sequence ATGGTGGATGTCACGCCGCGCCGCGGCGGCGTGCGGGCCCTGTGGGCGGGCAACCCGTGGGCCGTCGTGCAGCGGGGGCTCCTCGCCGCGCGGTCGTCGAGCTGGATCGTCGTGCTCTCGGGGTTCTTCGAGCCGGTCTTCTACCTCGCCTCGATGGGTATCGGCCTCGGCTCCCTCATCGGTGACGTGCAGACCAGCGGCGGCGTCGACGTGCCCTACGCCGCCTTCATCGCCCCGGCCCTCCTGGCGGTCTCGGCAATGAACGGCGCGGTGTACGACTCCACCTGGAACGTCTTCTTCAAGCTCAACTACGGCAAGCTCTACGAGGGCATGCTGTCGACGTCGCTCGGACCGCTCGATGTGGCGCTGGGGGAGATGCTCTACGCACTTCTGCGCGGACTCCTCTACGCCACCGGGTTCCTCATCATCATGCAGATCCTCGGGCTGAACCTCGCCCCGACGGCGATCCTCGCGATCCCGGCGGTGCTGCTGATCGCGTTCGGCTTCGCCAGCCTCGGCATGGCGGTCACCAGCTACATGAAGACCTTCCAGCACATGGACTGGATCAACTTCGTGCTGCTGCCGATGTTCCTCTTCTCCTCGACGCTGTACCCGATCACGGTGTACCCCGAGGTCGTGCAGTGGATCGTGAAGGCCTTCCCGCTGTGGCATGGTGTCGAGCTGATCCGCGGGTTCACCACCGGGGTCATGAGCCCCGACATGGGATGGCACATCCTCTACTACGTCGTCATGATCGCCGTCGGGCTGGTGTTCACCACCAAGCGGATGCGGGCCCTGTTCCTGGACTGA
- the glpK gene encoding glycerol kinase GlpK has translation MTDHVIAIDQGTTSTRAIVFDAEGTIVTTAQREHAQIFPRAGWVEHDPVEIWTNTEWVLSSAMSRAGVGAGDVAAIGITNQRETAMLWDRRTGRPVHNALVWQDTRTQRRIDQLAAESDAGSQRFAEQTGLPLATYFSASKIAWILDNVPGVRAAAEAGDVLFGTLDSWVIWNLTGGSRGGIHVTDVTNASRTLLMDLRTLDWSDELLEVWGIPRAVLPEIRSSSEVVGEVTVPGVARGIRIAGILGDQQAATFGQAAFDAGQSKNTYGTGNFLLVNTGDELVRSQHGLITTVAYRREGEAARYALEGSIAVTGSLVQWLRDNLGIIQRSEEVETLAATVENNGGAYFVPAFSGLFAPFWRPEARGALVGMTRYVNRGHIARAALESTAFQTRDIVEAVAADTGVTLEELRVDGGMTRNDLLMQFQADILGIPVVRPRVIETTALGAAYAAGLATGVWSDQDELRAYWQEEARFEPRMGEDERERRHRLWRKAVTKSFDWVDEDARILMGTDQ, from the coding sequence ATGACCGACCACGTGATCGCGATCGACCAGGGCACGACGTCCACGCGCGCCATCGTCTTCGACGCCGAGGGCACCATCGTCACCACCGCGCAGCGCGAGCACGCGCAGATCTTTCCGCGCGCCGGCTGGGTCGAGCACGATCCGGTCGAGATCTGGACGAACACCGAGTGGGTGCTCTCGTCGGCGATGTCGCGCGCCGGCGTGGGCGCGGGCGACGTCGCCGCCATCGGCATCACCAACCAGCGCGAGACCGCGATGCTGTGGGACCGGCGCACCGGCCGTCCGGTGCACAACGCCCTCGTCTGGCAGGACACCCGCACGCAGCGGCGCATCGATCAGCTGGCCGCCGAGTCCGACGCCGGCAGCCAGCGGTTCGCGGAGCAGACCGGGCTGCCGCTGGCAACGTACTTCTCGGCATCCAAGATCGCCTGGATCCTCGACAACGTCCCGGGCGTGCGCGCGGCGGCGGAAGCCGGCGACGTGCTCTTCGGCACCCTCGACAGCTGGGTGATCTGGAACCTCACCGGCGGCAGCCGCGGCGGCATCCACGTCACCGACGTCACCAATGCCAGCCGCACCCTCCTGATGGACCTGCGGACCCTGGACTGGTCGGACGAGCTGCTCGAGGTGTGGGGGATCCCGCGGGCGGTGCTGCCGGAGATCCGCTCGTCGTCCGAAGTGGTCGGCGAGGTCACGGTGCCGGGCGTCGCGCGCGGCATCCGCATCGCCGGCATCCTGGGCGACCAGCAGGCGGCGACCTTCGGGCAGGCGGCGTTCGACGCGGGGCAGTCGAAGAACACCTACGGCACCGGCAACTTCCTCCTCGTCAACACCGGCGACGAGCTCGTGCGCTCGCAGCACGGCCTCATCACGACCGTCGCCTATCGCCGCGAGGGCGAGGCCGCCCGCTACGCCCTGGAAGGGTCGATCGCCGTCACCGGATCGCTCGTGCAGTGGCTGCGCGACAATCTTGGGATCATCCAGCGCTCCGAAGAGGTCGAGACCCTCGCAGCGACCGTGGAGAACAACGGCGGCGCATACTTCGTGCCGGCCTTCTCCGGCCTGTTCGCACCGTTCTGGCGGCCCGAAGCACGCGGGGCGCTGGTGGGCATGACGCGCTACGTCAACCGCGGGCACATCGCCCGCGCCGCCCTGGAATCGACCGCGTTCCAGACGCGCGACATCGTGGAGGCGGTCGCCGCCGACACCGGCGTGACCCTCGAGGAGCTGCGGGTGGACGGTGGCATGACCCGCAACGATCTCCTCATGCAGTTCCAGGCCGACATCCTGGGCATCCCGGTGGTGCGGCCGCGCGTGATCGAGACGACTGCGCTCGGCGCCGCGTACGCCGCCGGGCTCGCCACCGGGGTCTGGTCGGACCAGGACGAGCTGCGCGCGTACTGGCAGGAGGAGGCCCGCTTCGAGCCCCGCATGGGCGAGGACGAGCGGGAGCGTCGGCACCGGCTGTGGCGCAAGGCCGTGACGAAGTCCTTCGACTGGGTCGACGAGGACGCCCGCATCCTCATGGGCACCGACCAGTAG
- the ribH gene encoding 6,7-dimethyl-8-ribityllumazine synthase, which yields MSGTGSPQQHAPVDGTGLRVVVVAGTWHDVITDGLIAGAQRALDAARATWSLVRVPGSFELPLVSKAALESGADAVVALGVIIRGGTPHFDYVSSAATDGLTRVALDTGKPVGFGVLTLDDEQQGLDRAGLEGSKEDKGAEAADAAMRTAIVLRDLRG from the coding sequence ATGAGCGGCACCGGATCCCCCCAGCAGCACGCCCCGGTCGATGGCACGGGCCTGCGGGTCGTCGTCGTCGCCGGCACCTGGCACGACGTCATCACCGACGGCCTGATCGCGGGAGCGCAGCGCGCTCTGGATGCGGCGCGGGCGACCTGGTCGCTGGTGCGGGTGCCCGGATCGTTCGAGCTGCCCCTCGTCTCGAAGGCGGCGCTCGAGTCCGGCGCCGACGCGGTCGTCGCACTCGGCGTCATCATCCGCGGCGGCACCCCGCACTTCGACTACGTCTCCTCCGCCGCCACCGACGGCCTCACGCGGGTGGCGCTGGACACCGGCAAGCCGGTCGGATTCGGCGTGCTCACGCTCGACGACGAGCAGCAGGGCCTGGACCGTGCGGGCCTGGAGGGCTCGAAGGAGGACAAGGGCGCCGAGGCGGCGGATGCCGCGATGCGCACCGCGATCGTGCTCCGCGACCTGCGGGGCTGA
- a CDS encoding glycerol-3-phosphate dehydrogenase/oxidase: MTVDDSNVFAGLAARPHADVLILGGGINGLATFRDLAMQGVDVALVERADYVSGASAASSHMIHGGVRYLENGEFRLVHEAVTERNALLRTAPHYVRPLQTTIPIFSTFSGLLAAPLRFLRHGSGAKRERGAALIKIGLVIYDSFSRGGGQVPRHAFRGRKRSLQELPDLNPAVKYTATYWDASVHDPERLAIDVLRDALAAGGGRARAANYTAAVGVGENGILLRDAMSGEETVFAASVVVNATGPWADLTNAGLGDPVRRMGGTKGSHIVVDSPELLAATGGRELFFENEDGRIVLIYPLRGRVLIGTTDLEHDMRQPAVCTEAEVDYFIDLVGQVLPGIRVERDQIVYRFSGVRPLPRHDDVAPGFVSRDYRIDETRVAGLPAVVLTLVGGKWTTFRASAERLADTVLGHLAAPRRRSTKGVAIGGGRGFPTTQRARAQWVKAHAGDLPVDRVDQLLSRYGTIAADVIAAIIADPDDRPLANAAGYSSGELRHLAATEHVRHLDDMLMRRTGLAFTGGVTAEAAREVAGVIAPVLGWNRSRVGQEVDRAMLAVRAADPAAVSDAPAPALPEPLTDSQDAR; the protein is encoded by the coding sequence ATGACGGTCGACGACAGCAACGTATTCGCCGGCCTGGCCGCGCGACCACACGCGGACGTGCTCATCCTCGGGGGAGGCATCAACGGCCTCGCAACCTTCCGCGACCTGGCGATGCAGGGCGTGGACGTGGCCCTCGTGGAGCGGGCGGACTATGTCAGCGGCGCCTCCGCGGCGTCGTCGCACATGATCCACGGCGGGGTGCGCTACCTCGAGAACGGCGAGTTCCGGCTCGTGCACGAGGCGGTCACCGAGCGCAACGCCCTGCTGCGGACCGCGCCGCACTATGTGCGCCCGCTGCAGACCACCATCCCGATCTTCTCGACGTTCTCGGGTCTGCTCGCGGCGCCCCTGCGGTTCCTCCGCCATGGCTCGGGGGCCAAGCGCGAGCGCGGGGCGGCCCTGATCAAGATCGGCCTGGTCATCTACGACTCGTTCTCGCGCGGCGGCGGGCAGGTGCCGCGGCACGCCTTCCGTGGGCGCAAGCGCTCCCTGCAGGAGCTCCCCGACCTGAATCCGGCCGTGAAGTACACCGCGACCTACTGGGATGCCTCGGTGCACGACCCGGAGCGGCTCGCGATCGACGTGCTGCGCGACGCGCTCGCGGCCGGGGGCGGCCGTGCTCGGGCGGCCAACTACACCGCGGCGGTCGGAGTGGGAGAAAACGGCATCCTGCTGCGTGACGCCATGAGCGGCGAGGAGACCGTGTTCGCAGCGTCCGTCGTCGTCAACGCCACCGGACCCTGGGCGGACCTCACCAACGCGGGACTCGGCGACCCGGTGCGGCGCATGGGGGGCACGAAAGGGTCGCACATCGTCGTGGACAGCCCCGAGCTGCTGGCGGCCACCGGCGGGCGGGAGCTGTTCTTCGAGAACGAGGACGGCCGGATCGTGCTGATCTATCCGTTGCGCGGCCGCGTGCTCATCGGCACCACCGATCTCGAGCACGACATGCGGCAGCCGGCGGTGTGCACCGAGGCCGAGGTCGATTACTTCATCGACCTGGTCGGTCAGGTGCTTCCCGGCATCCGGGTCGAGCGCGACCAGATCGTGTACCGCTTCTCCGGCGTGCGGCCGCTCCCGCGCCATGACGATGTCGCCCCCGGGTTCGTCTCGCGGGACTACCGCATCGACGAGACACGGGTGGCGGGGCTCCCCGCGGTCGTGCTGACCCTCGTGGGCGGAAAGTGGACCACGTTCCGGGCGTCTGCGGAGCGCCTCGCCGACACCGTGCTCGGCCACCTCGCCGCACCTCGCCGGCGCTCGACGAAGGGGGTGGCGATCGGGGGCGGGCGGGGCTTCCCCACCACGCAGCGCGCCCGCGCGCAATGGGTCAAGGCCCACGCCGGCGACCTGCCGGTGGACCGGGTCGACCAGCTGCTCAGCCGCTACGGCACGATCGCCGCCGACGTCATCGCCGCCATCATTGCCGATCCCGACGACCGCCCCCTCGCGAACGCGGCCGGCTACAGCTCCGGCGAGCTCCGTCACCTCGCGGCGACCGAGCACGTGCGCCACCTCGACGACATGCTCATGCGCCGCACGGGCCTGGCCTTCACCGGCGGGGTCACCGCCGAGGCCGCGCGCGAGGTCGCGGGCGTCATCGCCCCGGTGCTCGGGTGGAACCGCTCGCGTGTCGGCCAGGAGGTCGACCGGGCGATGCTGGCCGTGCGCGCCGCCGATCCCGCAGCGGTGTCCGACGCACCCGCCCCGGCGCTGCCGGAACCGCTCACCGACAGTCAGGACGCCCGATGA
- a CDS encoding Fe-S protein, translating to MEILRHVVVFIHLTGFAVLFGAWAVEAFGGRRRFTRLMTIGMTIAAVAGLALAAPWGIEYDLNYVKLGVKLGVLLVIGALLGIGTGRQRKTGAVPSAMFWSVGVLTLLNAGIAVIWR from the coding sequence ATGGAAATCCTGCGTCACGTCGTCGTCTTCATCCACCTGACCGGGTTCGCCGTGCTCTTCGGCGCCTGGGCCGTCGAGGCCTTCGGCGGCCGTCGCCGCTTCACGCGGCTCATGACGATCGGCATGACCATCGCCGCGGTCGCCGGCCTCGCCCTCGCCGCCCCCTGGGGCATCGAGTACGACCTCAACTACGTCAAGCTCGGCGTCAAGCTCGGCGTGCTGCTGGTCATCGGCGCGCTCCTGGGCATCGGCACCGGCCGCCAGCGCAAGACGGGCGCCGTACCCTCGGCCATGTTCTGGTCCGTCGGCGTGCTGACGCTGCTCAACGCCGGGATCGCCGTCATCTGGCGCTGA
- a CDS encoding riboflavin synthase, with the protein MFTGIVEELGEITAVAPSGDGVRLTVRAPLAVSDAGHGDSISISGVCLTVVDQQGDAFTADVMKQTLDMSTLGEVAAGRSVNVERAMAAHGRLGGHIVQGHIDGTGEVLEVRPGDQWRVLRISLDPAHAPLVVDKGSIAVDGVSLTVSAVSPAGAEPAWFEVSLIPETLTATTLGALTPGHRVNLETDILARHVQRLLAFPPTAPAVPNEGGSR; encoded by the coding sequence ATGTTCACCGGAATCGTGGAGGAACTGGGCGAGATCACGGCCGTCGCACCCTCGGGCGATGGCGTGCGCCTGACGGTGCGCGCACCGCTGGCGGTGTCGGATGCCGGGCATGGCGACTCGATCTCCATCAGCGGAGTGTGCCTCACCGTCGTCGACCAGCAGGGCGACGCATTCACCGCCGACGTCATGAAGCAGACCCTCGACATGTCGACCCTCGGCGAGGTGGCCGCCGGCAGGAGCGTGAACGTCGAGCGTGCCATGGCCGCGCACGGCCGCCTGGGCGGGCACATCGTGCAGGGGCACATCGACGGCACCGGGGAGGTGCTCGAGGTGCGTCCGGGCGACCAGTGGCGGGTGCTGCGCATCTCGCTCGACCCCGCGCACGCCCCGCTCGTGGTCGACAAGGGCTCCATCGCCGTAGACGGCGTGTCGCTCACCGTCAGCGCGGTCAGCCCTGCCGGTGCCGAGCCCGCGTGGTTCGAGGTATCACTCATCCCCGAGACGCTCACCGCCACGACGCTCGGCGCCCTCACCCCGGGTCACCGCGTCAACCTCGAGACCGACATCCTCGCGCGCCACGTGCAGCGCCTGCTCGCATTCCCCCCGACCGCCCCCGCGGTCCCGAACGAAGGAGGCTCCCGATGA
- the ribA gene encoding GTP cyclohydrolase II, with protein MSLSTIPEALAALRAGRPVIVADDENRENEGDVVLSAQLATPEWIAWTVRHSSGFICAPMPAEWADRLDLPPMVEVNEDARGTAYTVSVDAADRVTTGISAGDRSHTLNVLADPDATPASVIRPGHILPLRAVDGGVRERGGHTEASVELMRLAGLEPVAAICELVAEDGSMMRLPGLLELGERDGLHVITIEQLVAYLDEHEPVVSPANVPHRRRVSLRAETKLPTSHGVFRVLAYKDRVTGTDHLAIVSGDLTDDAPLVRVHSECLTGEAFGSLKCECGPQLDAALDAIEQDGGVVIYMRGHEGRGIGLINKLRAYSLQENGLDTVDANLALGLPADARDYAAAAGILSDLGVDKVRLLTNNVDKVDQLRALGLDVAEQVPLLVGVGPNNHQYLATKADRMGHIIASDDLDSALAQSKEARA; from the coding sequence ATGAGCCTTTCCACCATTCCCGAGGCCCTCGCGGCCCTGCGCGCCGGGCGCCCGGTCATCGTCGCCGACGACGAGAACCGCGAGAACGAGGGCGACGTCGTCCTGTCGGCCCAGCTGGCGACACCCGAATGGATCGCCTGGACCGTGCGCCACTCCAGCGGATTCATCTGCGCACCCATGCCCGCAGAGTGGGCCGACCGGCTGGATCTCCCACCGATGGTCGAGGTCAACGAGGACGCCCGAGGCACCGCGTACACGGTCAGCGTGGATGCCGCCGATCGCGTCACCACCGGCATCAGCGCGGGCGACCGTTCGCACACCCTCAACGTGCTCGCCGATCCGGATGCCACGCCGGCGAGCGTGATCCGCCCCGGCCACATCCTGCCGCTGCGGGCGGTGGACGGCGGGGTGCGCGAGCGCGGCGGCCACACCGAGGCCTCGGTGGAGCTCATGCGCCTGGCCGGCCTCGAGCCGGTGGCCGCGATCTGCGAGCTCGTCGCCGAGGACGGGTCGATGATGCGCCTCCCCGGCCTGCTGGAGCTCGGCGAGCGCGACGGCCTGCACGTCATCACGATCGAGCAGCTCGTGGCCTACCTCGACGAGCACGAGCCTGTCGTCTCGCCCGCGAACGTGCCGCACCGGCGCCGGGTGAGCCTGCGCGCGGAGACCAAGCTCCCCACCTCGCACGGCGTCTTCCGGGTGCTGGCCTACAAGGACCGCGTGACCGGCACCGATCACCTGGCCATCGTCTCCGGCGACCTCACCGACGACGCTCCCCTGGTGCGCGTGCACTCCGAGTGCCTGACCGGTGAGGCCTTCGGGTCACTGAAGTGCGAGTGCGGGCCGCAGCTCGACGCCGCCCTCGACGCGATCGAGCAGGACGGCGGCGTCGTGATCTACATGCGTGGCCACGAGGGCCGAGGCATCGGGCTGATCAACAAGCTGCGCGCCTACAGCCTGCAGGAGAACGGCCTGGACACGGTCGACGCGAACCTCGCCCTCGGTCTTCCCGCCGATGCGCGCGATTACGCCGCCGCCGCCGGCATCCTCTCCGACCTCGGCGTCGACAAGGTGCGGCTCCTGACGAACAACGTCGACAAGGTCGACCAGCTGCGCGCCCTCGGCCTCGACGTCGCCGAGCAGGTTCCTCTCCTCGTGGGCGTCGGCCCCAACAACCACCAGTACCTGGCGACGAAGGCCGACCGCATGGGCCACATCATCGCGAGCGACGACCTCGACAGCGCCCTGGCGCAGAGCAAGGAGGCCCGCGCATGA
- the ribD gene encoding bifunctional diaminohydroxyphosphoribosylaminopyrimidine deaminase/5-amino-6-(5-phosphoribosylamino)uracil reductase RibD, with translation MEATEREREAMRRAMSLALHGPRGVNPQVGAVLLSPDGTVLAEGWHRGAGTAHAEVDALGRLGPDAARGATAVVTLEPCNHTGRTGPCSEALIAAGVARVVYAVDDPGRASSGGAARLRAAGVDVTGGVLADEGRALLDSWLTVQRLGRPHVTVKWAQSLDGRAAAADGTSQWITGPAAREDVHRRRAAADAIVVGTGTVLADDPALTARRPDGALHDAQPMPVVVGRRPIPGDARVHRHPRPLMLHEGAELFGEDDHAATSLLAQLRDRGVQRVFVEGGPTLASAFLRAGLADEVLAYVAPTLLGGPITAIGDAGVTTIDEQLRLDVAAVERLGDDLLIVATPRRAGEQQQEGTR, from the coding sequence ATGGAAGCGACGGAGCGAGAACGCGAGGCGATGCGCCGCGCGATGTCTCTCGCCCTGCACGGACCGCGCGGGGTCAATCCGCAGGTGGGTGCCGTGCTGCTCTCCCCCGACGGCACGGTGCTGGCCGAAGGCTGGCACCGCGGCGCCGGCACGGCCCACGCCGAAGTCGACGCCCTCGGCAGGCTCGGCCCCGATGCGGCGCGGGGCGCCACCGCGGTGGTCACGCTGGAACCCTGCAACCACACCGGACGGACCGGTCCGTGCTCCGAGGCGCTCATCGCGGCCGGCGTCGCCCGGGTCGTCTACGCCGTCGACGATCCCGGCCGGGCATCGTCCGGCGGCGCGGCGCGGCTGCGCGCGGCGGGCGTCGACGTCACCGGAGGAGTGCTGGCCGACGAGGGCCGCGCGCTGCTGGACTCGTGGCTCACCGTGCAGCGACTGGGCCGCCCCCACGTGACCGTCAAGTGGGCGCAGTCCCTGGACGGGCGTGCCGCGGCGGCCGACGGCACCAGTCAGTGGATCACCGGGCCCGCCGCCCGGGAGGACGTGCACCGCCGGCGTGCCGCCGCCGACGCGATCGTCGTCGGCACCGGGACCGTGCTCGCAGACGACCCGGCGCTGACCGCACGACGCCCGGATGGCGCACTGCACGACGCGCAGCCCATGCCGGTGGTCGTGGGGCGTCGCCCGATTCCCGGCGACGCGCGCGTGCACCGGCATCCTCGTCCCCTCATGCTGCACGAAGGCGCCGAGCTCTTCGGCGAGGACGACCACGCGGCGACGTCTCTGCTGGCGCAGCTGCGCGACCGGGGCGTGCAGCGGGTGTTCGTCGAGGGCGGCCCGACCCTCGCCAGCGCCTTCCTGCGTGCGGGGCTCGCCGATGAGGTGCTCGCATACGTCGCCCCCACCCTTCTGGGCGGACCGATCACGGCGATCGGCGATGCCGGAGTGACCACCATCGACGAGCAGCTGCGCCTGGACGTGGCCGCCGTCGAACGACTCGGCGACGATCTGCTGATCGTCGCGACCCCCCGGCGGGCCGGGGAACAGCAACAGGAAGGAACGCGCTGA
- a CDS encoding ABC transporter permease, with translation MSAAEDSRAGASATAVPPTLDELRDEAMAWGRKPRRFGGWYVTEHMVRAMRAYGWTIVIGALGQPVLYLLGMAVGLAALIDAPIIDRGQQVDYLVFVAPALLMTAAIAVASEEFTYPVMAGFKWRRYFFGFSASPIASAQIAGGVVAGAAARMVVTVVLYYLFLWLFGAVPDPATGWLSIFAGLAAGLAFGIPVMAYAASIEDDKGQFALVQRFIFMPMFLFSGTFYPLSELPGWLQWIGWISPLWHATELGRAATYGDGMPPMIGVHIAYLLALAAGGWFLGRHYFERRLAR, from the coding sequence ATGAGCGCGGCGGAGGACAGCCGGGCCGGGGCGTCCGCCACAGCGGTGCCCCCGACTCTCGACGAGCTGCGCGACGAGGCGATGGCCTGGGGGCGCAAGCCGCGGCGCTTCGGCGGCTGGTACGTCACCGAGCACATGGTGCGCGCCATGCGCGCCTACGGCTGGACGATCGTCATCGGCGCCCTCGGTCAGCCGGTGCTCTACCTCCTGGGCATGGCGGTGGGGCTCGCCGCCCTCATCGACGCGCCCATCATCGACCGCGGGCAGCAGGTCGACTATCTCGTCTTCGTCGCCCCGGCACTGCTGATGACGGCGGCGATCGCGGTGGCATCCGAGGAGTTCACCTACCCCGTGATGGCGGGCTTCAAATGGCGCCGGTACTTCTTCGGGTTCAGCGCGTCGCCGATCGCCTCAGCGCAGATCGCGGGGGGAGTCGTCGCCGGGGCCGCCGCCCGCATGGTGGTGACGGTCGTGCTGTACTACCTGTTCCTCTGGCTCTTCGGCGCCGTGCCCGACCCGGCGACCGGCTGGCTCTCGATCTTCGCCGGATTGGCCGCCGGGCTCGCCTTCGGCATCCCGGTCATGGCGTACGCCGCCTCCATCGAAGACGACAAGGGCCAGTTCGCGCTCGTGCAGCGCTTCATCTTCATGCCGATGTTCCTCTTCTCGGGGACGTTCTATCCGCTCAGCGAGCTGCCGGGCTGGCTGCAGTGGATCGGCTGGATCTCGCCGCTCTGGCACGCCACCGAGCTCGGCCGCGCGGCGACCTACGGTGACGGCATGCCGCCGATGATCGGGGTGCACATCGCCTACCTGCTCGCGCTGGCGGCGGGGGGCTGGTTCCTCGGCAGGCACTACTTCGAGCGGAGGCTGGCGCGGTGA